A region from the Flavobacteriales bacterium genome encodes:
- a CDS encoding phosphoheptose isomerase, whose amino-acid sequence MKKPALIETTENGKRVSPKLPPGMKNFLIDIDGTICDDIPNEEPWRMADAAVFPEALEKLNKWYDEGHIITIFTSRTEEHREVTEAWLKKHGFKYHGMLMGKPRGGNYHWIDDREVRATRYEGHFTDLVERSATVQVFDEH is encoded by the coding sequence ATGAAAAAGCCTGCCCTTATCGAGACCACTGAGAACGGCAAGCGCGTGAGCCCGAAGCTGCCGCCGGGGATGAAGAACTTCCTTATCGACATTGACGGCACCATCTGCGACGACATCCCCAACGAGGAGCCGTGGCGCATGGCCGATGCTGCGGTCTTCCCTGAGGCGCTGGAGAAGCTGAACAAGTGGTACGACGAAGGACACATCATCACCATCTTCACCAGCCGCACCGAGGAACACCGTGAAGTGACCGAGGCATGGTTGAAGAAACACGGCTTCAAGTACCACGGCATGCTGATGGGCAAACCGCGCGGGGGCAACTACCATTGGATCGACGACCGCGAAGTGCGCGCTACACGCTACGAAGGGCATTTCACCGATCTGGTGGAACGAAGCGCCACCGTGCAGGTATTTGATGAACACTGA
- a CDS encoding PD40 domain-containing protein: protein MKTSFAALAALFSFTTQAQEGPLWLRNAALSPDGQTIAFCYQGDIWRVPTAGGEAVALTTNEAYDLGPVWSHDGSQIAFTSNRHGNYDVFVMPSTGGSPVRLTFHGNHETAADFSADNSQVIFYGTRQDDVKNQQFPVGGLGELYTVPARGGRPMQLSTIAMQNARYNPAGTLIAYHDRKGYEDNFRKHHTSSVTRDIWTFNPATKEYKQLTTFSGEDRNPVWTKDGNTLYYLTEEKGSYNVHKMPAAGGASTQVSRFTDHPVRYLSISDGGVLCFSYRGELYTMTDGSEPKKVTIRINTDGRYLPERTINVNNADEYNVSPNGKEIVFVHRGEVFVSSVAEGTTRRITNTPEQERTASFSPDGRSILYSTERNGSWDLYTTSLTRKEEKYFFNATVLKEEALLTTPAEEFQAFYSPDGKEVAYLEERTTLKVLNIASKQTRTIVPGNKNYSYSDGDQWYEWSPDSKWFVVNFLHDEQWIGQVGLVSAEGGKDIVDLTKSGYGGYAPRWAMDGKAIVYMSDRDGQKNHASWGGESDAYAIFLTQEAYDKFKMTKEEAALAKEDEDKKEDGEEKKDDKEKDKKGKDDKKKEEEKDKKVEPIKIDLAGIEDRRVRLTPNSSALSGALLSKDGEKLYYLAAFEKGTDLWQYEIRTRETKILNKMGDGWAGGLDWDKDKKVLFYISNGSVSKYDTEKNENKGIGINGEMLLNETAERAYLFEHIWRQVKKKFYRVDMQGVDWDKYKAEYQRYLPYINNNFDMAELCSEMLGELNASHTGAGFGYQPQNGDETASLGCYYANEAGPGLRIVEIMPKSPLIKQGTKVKAGHVIEKIDGVEITAEMDPAKLFNRKGNKPMLLSVFDPKTNTRWEESVKPLPEGADWELLYQRWVERCRHLVDSLSGGKLGYVHVQGMNDESFRTVYEEALGRYHNKEGLVVDTRFNGGGWLHDDLATFLGGKTYMTFLPRGQKLGTEPHFKYQKKSCVVMSESNYSDAHMFPVTYRALGIGKLVGMPVPGTGTAVWWEGLQNGMWFGIPMVGMVDNNGNYLENQQLEPDVKQPLEPGIVSQGRDQQLEAAVKVLLGQ, encoded by the coding sequence ATGAAGACCAGCTTCGCCGCGCTTGCCGCCTTGTTTTCGTTCACCACCCAAGCGCAGGAGGGCCCGCTCTGGCTGCGCAACGCCGCCCTCAGTCCCGATGGGCAGACCATCGCCTTCTGCTACCAAGGTGACATCTGGCGCGTGCCGACCGCTGGGGGCGAAGCTGTTGCGCTGACGACCAACGAAGCCTACGACCTCGGACCTGTGTGGAGCCACGATGGCAGCCAGATCGCCTTCACCAGCAACCGCCACGGCAACTACGATGTGTTCGTTATGCCGAGCACAGGCGGTTCGCCTGTGCGGCTCACCTTCCACGGAAACCATGAAACGGCCGCGGACTTCTCCGCCGACAACAGCCAGGTGATCTTCTACGGCACGCGACAGGACGATGTGAAGAACCAGCAGTTCCCCGTGGGCGGTCTGGGTGAACTCTACACGGTGCCAGCGAGAGGCGGTCGCCCGATGCAGTTGAGCACCATCGCCATGCAGAACGCGCGCTACAACCCGGCCGGCACGCTCATCGCTTATCACGACCGCAAAGGCTACGAGGACAACTTCCGCAAGCACCACACCTCTTCGGTCACACGCGACATCTGGACCTTCAATCCCGCGACCAAGGAGTACAAGCAGCTCACGACGTTCTCCGGTGAGGATCGCAATCCCGTCTGGACCAAGGATGGCAACACACTCTACTACCTCACCGAAGAGAAGGGCAGCTACAACGTACACAAGATGCCGGCCGCCGGTGGCGCGAGCACGCAGGTGAGCCGCTTCACCGATCACCCGGTGCGTTACCTCAGCATTAGCGATGGTGGTGTGCTGTGCTTCAGTTACCGAGGCGAGCTGTACACGATGACCGACGGCAGCGAACCGAAGAAGGTCACTATCCGCATCAACACCGATGGCCGCTACCTGCCCGAGCGAACGATCAACGTGAACAACGCGGACGAATACAACGTGAGCCCCAATGGCAAGGAGATCGTCTTCGTGCACCGTGGCGAAGTGTTCGTGAGCTCCGTGGCCGAAGGCACCACACGGCGCATCACCAACACACCGGAGCAGGAGCGCACCGCCAGCTTCAGCCCCGATGGCCGGAGCATCCTCTACTCCACCGAGCGCAACGGCAGCTGGGACCTGTACACCACCAGCCTCACGCGCAAGGAGGAGAAGTACTTCTTCAATGCCACCGTGCTGAAGGAAGAGGCGCTGCTCACCACGCCGGCTGAAGAATTCCAGGCATTCTACTCACCCGACGGCAAGGAAGTCGCCTACCTCGAAGAGCGCACCACGCTGAAGGTGCTGAACATCGCATCGAAGCAGACGCGCACCATCGTGCCCGGCAACAAGAACTACAGCTACAGCGATGGCGACCAGTGGTACGAGTGGAGCCCGGACAGCAAGTGGTTCGTGGTGAACTTCCTGCACGACGAGCAGTGGATCGGGCAGGTGGGCCTGGTGAGCGCAGAAGGTGGCAAGGACATCGTGGACCTGACGAAGAGCGGCTACGGCGGTTACGCACCGCGCTGGGCCATGGATGGCAAAGCGATCGTGTACATGAGCGACCGCGACGGCCAGAAGAACCACGCGAGCTGGGGCGGCGAGAGTGATGCCTACGCCATCTTCCTCACGCAGGAGGCCTACGACAAGTTCAAGATGACGAAGGAAGAAGCCGCGTTGGCGAAAGAAGACGAGGACAAGAAAGAGGATGGCGAAGAGAAGAAGGACGACAAGGAGAAGGACAAGAAGGGCAAGGACGACAAGAAAAAGGAAGAGGAGAAAGACAAAAAGGTCGAACCCATCAAGATCGATCTCGCGGGCATCGAGGACCGCCGCGTGCGCTTGACGCCCAACAGCAGTGCACTGAGCGGCGCGTTGTTGAGCAAAGACGGCGAAAAGCTCTACTACCTGGCCGCCTTCGAGAAGGGCACGGACCTGTGGCAATACGAGATCCGCACGCGCGAAACGAAGATCCTGAACAAGATGGGCGACGGCTGGGCCGGTGGACTGGATTGGGACAAGGACAAGAAGGTGCTCTTCTACATCAGCAACGGCTCGGTGAGCAAGTACGACACGGAGAAGAACGAGAACAAGGGCATCGGCATCAACGGCGAAATGCTGCTGAACGAGACCGCCGAGCGCGCCTACCTCTTCGAGCACATCTGGCGACAGGTGAAGAAGAAATTCTACCGCGTGGACATGCAGGGCGTGGACTGGGACAAGTACAAGGCCGAGTACCAGCGCTACCTGCCTTACATCAACAACAACTTCGATATGGCCGAGCTGTGCAGTGAGATGCTCGGGGAGCTCAATGCCTCGCACACGGGAGCGGGCTTCGGCTACCAACCGCAGAACGGCGACGAGACCGCGTCGCTCGGCTGCTACTATGCCAACGAGGCCGGTCCGGGCCTGCGCATCGTGGAGATCATGCCGAAGAGCCCGTTGATCAAGCAAGGCACCAAGGTGAAAGCCGGCCACGTGATCGAAAAGATCGACGGCGTGGAGATCACCGCCGAAATGGACCCCGCAAAGCTCTTCAACCGCAAAGGCAACAAGCCGATGCTGCTTAGCGTGTTCGATCCGAAGACCAACACGCGCTGGGAGGAAAGCGTGAAGCCCCTGCCCGAAGGCGCCGATTGGGAACTGCTCTACCAGCGTTGGGTGGAGCGCTGCCGACATCTGGTGGACAGCCTGAGCGGCGGCAAGCTCGGCTACGTGCATGTGCAGGGCATGAACGATGAGAGCTTCCGCACGGTGTACGAGGAAGCCCTCGGCCGCTACCACAACAAGGAGGGACTGGTGGTGGACACGCGCTTCAACGGCGGCGGTTGGCTGCACGACGACCTCGCGACCTTCCTCGGCGGGAAGACCTACATGACCTTCCTACCCCGCGGCCAGAAGCTCGGCACCGAACCGCACTTCAAGTACCAGAAGAAGAGCTGCGTGGTGATGAGCGAGAGCAACTACAGCGATGCGCACATGTTCCCTGTAACCTACCGCGCGCTCGGCATTGGCAAGCTGGTGGGCATGCCCGTGCCCGGCACCGGCACCGCCGTGTGGTGGGAGGGCCTGCAGAACGGCATGTGGTTCGGCATCCCCATGGTGGGCATGGTGGACAACAACGGCAACTACCTGGAGAACCAGCAGCTGGAACCGGATGTGAAGCAACCGTTGGAACCCGGCATCGTCAGCCAAGGGCGCGATCAGCAGCTCGAGGCCGCGGTGAAGGTGTTGCTAGGGCAGTGA
- a CDS encoding (Fe-S)-binding protein encodes MVSSIVFIVLLVGASWLFARNFMRIRRNILLGRDVVINDRKGERWALMTRVALGQSKMVVRPVAGILHIIVYAGFVIINIEVLEIIIDGIFGTHRVLSFLGGFYDFLIGSFEWLALGVWVACAIFLVRRNVIKLKRFVMMELDGWPRTDANLILGTEIALMTAFLLMNAADLTLQQHAVDHYIEAGSFPVSRWIAEWLSFPSMVSGTLIAIERICWWFHIIGILAFLNYLVVSKHLHILLAFPNVWYSSLKPKTEMVNMERITGEVKSMLDPSVQPPVPAARTVAGVEMQERFGAKDVFDLSWKQLMDGMTCTECGRCSSVCPANLTGKLLSPRKIMMDTRDRLEEVGKVIDAKGKWEEDGKSLHSRISEEELWACTTCNACTEACPVNIDPVGIIVDMRRYLVMEESKTRPALANMLTNVENNGAPWQMAQADRMKWADPT; translated from the coding sequence ATGGTCAGCAGCATCGTTTTCATCGTGCTGCTCGTTGGTGCGAGCTGGCTGTTCGCGCGCAACTTCATGCGCATCCGCCGTAACATCCTGCTTGGCCGCGATGTCGTGATCAACGACCGCAAGGGCGAGCGCTGGGCGCTGATGACGCGCGTGGCTTTGGGCCAGAGCAAGATGGTGGTGCGTCCGGTGGCCGGCATCCTGCACATCATCGTATACGCGGGCTTCGTCATCATCAACATCGAGGTGCTGGAGATCATCATCGACGGCATCTTCGGCACGCACCGGGTGCTCAGCTTCCTAGGCGGCTTCTACGACTTCCTCATCGGCAGCTTCGAGTGGCTCGCGCTGGGTGTGTGGGTGGCCTGTGCCATCTTTCTCGTGCGCCGCAACGTCATCAAGTTGAAGCGCTTCGTGATGATGGAACTGGACGGCTGGCCGCGCACCGATGCCAATCTCATCCTCGGCACCGAGATCGCACTGATGACGGCCTTCCTGCTGATGAACGCCGCGGACCTCACCTTGCAGCAACATGCTGTGGACCATTACATCGAGGCCGGTTCTTTTCCGGTCAGCCGATGGATCGCCGAGTGGTTGTCCTTCCCGTCCATGGTGTCGGGTACGCTCATCGCCATCGAACGCATCTGCTGGTGGTTCCACATCATCGGCATCCTTGCGTTCCTCAACTACCTCGTCGTCAGCAAGCACCTGCACATTCTGCTGGCTTTCCCCAACGTGTGGTACAGCAGCTTGAAGCCGAAGACGGAGATGGTGAACATGGAACGCATCACCGGCGAGGTGAAGAGCATGCTCGACCCGAGTGTTCAGCCCCCGGTGCCAGCAGCACGCACCGTGGCCGGTGTTGAGATGCAGGAGCGATTCGGCGCGAAGGACGTCTTCGACCTGTCGTGGAAACAGCTGATGGACGGCATGACCTGCACCGAGTGCGGGCGCTGCAGCAGCGTGTGCCCGGCGAACCTCACAGGTAAGTTGCTGAGCCCGCGCAAGATCATGATGGACACGCGCGACCGTCTGGAAGAAGTCGGAAAGGTGATCGATGCGAAAGGGAAATGGGAGGAGGACGGCAAGAGCCTGCACAGCCGCATCAGCGAAGAGGAGCTGTGGGCCTGCACCACCTGCAATGCGTGCACGGAGGCGTGCCCGGTGAACATCGACCCGGTGGGCATCATCGTGGACATGCGCCGCTACCTGGTGATGGAGGAAAGCAAGACGCGGCCCGCGCTGGCGAACATGCTCACGAACGTGGAGAACAACGGCGCACCTTGGCAGATGGCGCAGGCGGATAGGATGAAATGGGCGGATCCAACATGA
- a CDS encoding ABC transporter ATPase: MEPATTPRTIDTMPSHARVWVYKSARPFTPEQRRAILERGAAFTAGWAAHGAALDACVDVLHGHFVVIAVDEQQAMASGCSIDKSVRLVQQFEHELGLNLTDRMVVLYEVDDSIGTCRVQEVERLIRAGELSASTIVFDDLVANVGDLRNRFRAPLSSTWMARYL, translated from the coding sequence ATGGAACCAGCCACGACGCCCCGTACGATCGACACGATGCCTTCCCATGCGCGCGTTTGGGTGTACAAGAGCGCGAGGCCTTTCACGCCTGAACAACGCCGGGCCATCCTGGAGCGTGGTGCGGCGTTCACCGCTGGCTGGGCCGCGCACGGTGCGGCCCTTGACGCCTGCGTGGATGTGCTGCACGGCCATTTCGTTGTTATCGCCGTGGATGAGCAGCAGGCCATGGCCAGTGGGTGCAGCATCGACAAAAGCGTGCGGCTTGTTCAGCAGTTCGAGCATGAGCTCGGTTTGAACCTCACCGACCGTATGGTGGTGCTGTACGAGGTCGACGATTCCATTGGAACATGCCGTGTGCAGGAGGTGGAACGGCTCATCCGGGCCGGAGAACTGTCCGCATCCACTATCGTTTTCGATGATCTCGTCGCCAACGTTGGTGATCTACGCAACCGCTTCCGAGCCCCGTTGTCTTCAACTTGGATGGCGCGTTACTTGTGA
- a CDS encoding N-acetylmuramoyl-L-alanine amidase: MEKKAGTVGINGAKSKWHLAGGLSRALWRASSQGGYAAYAILNGLLLHRAVPPNGSALPRLALPKVFARVASLRGGTTKQSSRTLNCILFALATSTAMPQADHGMNDPTKVDVVVIDPGHGGKDPGNIGTGRYKTTEKHVALNVSKLVGKYIQDAYPDVKVIYTREDDRFIELKERCEIANRAKADVFISIHCNANDNHDPHGTETFVMGLHKTEANLKTAQRENSAILMEADHELKYEGFDPKDPESVIGLSIRQNAHLMQSTKFADLIETQFKERVGRNARGVKQAGFIVISYTTMPAVLVELGFLTNDKEEDFLQGDQGQEYMASAIYRAFKEYKATIEGTDVAMEPVVKPDTTTAPVNKEGEKEDKPEPVATKTDESGVRFKVQIAVSKKKIKCEPKNFNGLEGVREYEGGGMYKYVYGNERTPEGATKLKELCREKGYEGAFIVAFQDGARIELEKALTLAKQLAQTR; the protein is encoded by the coding sequence TTGGAAAAGAAAGCTGGGACTGTGGGCATCAACGGCGCGAAAAGTAAGTGGCACCTGGCGGGCGGGCTTTCCCGTGCGTTGTGGCGGGCTTCATCTCAAGGGGGTTACGCCGCGTATGCCATCCTGAACGGGCTGCTGCTGCATCGTGCGGTGCCCCCCAACGGCAGCGCGTTACCACGGCTCGCACTGCCCAAGGTCTTTGCTCGTGTGGCGTCACTGCGAGGAGGGACGACGAAGCAGTCCAGCCGCACGCTGAACTGCATCCTCTTCGCCCTGGCCACCTCAACCGCCATGCCGCAAGCGGACCACGGGATGAACGACCCGACGAAAGTCGACGTGGTGGTCATCGACCCTGGCCACGGCGGCAAGGACCCGGGCAACATCGGCACCGGCCGTTACAAGACCACCGAGAAGCACGTGGCCCTCAACGTGAGCAAGCTGGTGGGGAAATACATCCAGGATGCCTACCCGGACGTGAAGGTGATCTATACCCGCGAGGACGACCGCTTCATCGAGCTCAAGGAGCGCTGCGAGATCGCCAACCGGGCCAAAGCCGATGTCTTCATCAGCATCCACTGCAACGCCAACGATAACCACGACCCGCACGGCACCGAGACCTTCGTGATGGGCCTGCACAAGACCGAGGCGAACCTGAAGACCGCGCAGCGCGAGAACAGCGCCATCCTGATGGAGGCCGATCATGAGCTGAAGTACGAAGGCTTCGACCCGAAAGACCCGGAAAGCGTGATAGGCCTGAGCATAAGGCAGAATGCCCACCTCATGCAAAGCACCAAGTTCGCCGATCTGATCGAAACACAATTCAAGGAGCGCGTGGGCCGGAATGCCAGAGGTGTAAAGCAAGCCGGCTTCATCGTCATCAGCTACACCACCATGCCTGCCGTGCTGGTGGAACTTGGCTTCCTCACCAACGACAAGGAGGAGGACTTCCTGCAAGGCGACCAAGGACAGGAGTACATGGCCAGCGCCATTTACCGGGCGTTCAAGGAATACAAGGCCACCATCGAAGGTACCGACGTGGCCATGGAGCCGGTCGTGAAACCCGACACCACGACGGCCCCGGTCAATAAGGAGGGCGAAAAGGAGGACAAGCCGGAGCCGGTGGCCACGAAGACCGACGAAAGTGGTGTGCGCTTCAAGGTGCAGATCGCCGTGAGCAAGAAGAAGATCAAATGCGAGCCGAAGAACTTCAATGGCTTGGAAGGCGTGCGGGAGTATGAAGGCGGCGGCATGTACAAGTACGTGTACGGCAATGAGCGCACGCCCGAGGGCGCCACGAAACTGAAGGAACTCTGCCGCGAGAAGGGCTATGAAGGCGCATTCATAGTGGCGTTCCAGGACGGCGCCCGGATCGAACTGGAGAAGGCCCTTACTTTGGCCAAACAGTTGGCCCAGACCCGTTGA
- a CDS encoding (Fe-S)-binding protein has product MTDPIRVPTMAEMLASGETPEVLFWVGCAGSFDDRAKKITKAFVRILNAAKVKYAVLGTEESCTGDPARRAGNEFVFQMQAQNNIMVMNGYGVKRIVTACPHCFNTLKNEYPALGGSYEVLHHTQFINALMKEGRIKVEGGSFKGKRITFHDPCYLGRGNGEYEAPREVLLKLDAALVELKRSKQNGLCCGAGGAQMFKEAEPGKKEVNIERSEEALAASPNVIAAGCPFCNTMLTDGVKHFNKEGEVVVKDVAELIAEAGEL; this is encoded by the coding sequence ATGACCGACCCGATCCGCGTCCCCACCATGGCCGAGATGCTGGCCAGCGGCGAAACACCGGAAGTGCTGTTCTGGGTGGGCTGTGCCGGTTCGTTCGACGACCGCGCCAAGAAGATCACCAAAGCCTTCGTGCGCATCCTCAACGCGGCGAAAGTCAAGTATGCGGTGCTGGGAACGGAGGAGAGCTGCACGGGCGATCCCGCGCGCCGCGCCGGCAACGAGTTCGTGTTCCAGATGCAGGCGCAGAACAACATCATGGTGATGAACGGCTATGGCGTGAAGCGTATCGTCACCGCCTGCCCGCACTGCTTCAACACGCTGAAGAACGAGTACCCTGCTTTGGGTGGCAGCTACGAGGTGCTGCACCACACGCAGTTCATCAACGCATTGATGAAGGAAGGCCGCATCAAGGTGGAAGGCGGCAGCTTCAAAGGCAAGCGCATCACCTTCCACGATCCCTGCTACCTCGGCCGCGGCAACGGCGAGTACGAAGCACCGCGCGAGGTGCTACTGAAGCTGGACGCTGCCTTGGTGGAGCTGAAGCGCAGCAAGCAGAACGGACTGTGCTGCGGAGCGGGCGGCGCGCAGATGTTCAAGGAAGCCGAGCCCGGCAAGAAGGAGGTGAACATCGAACGCAGCGAAGAAGCGCTGGCCGCATCACCCAACGTGATAGCAGCAGGCTGCCCGTTCTGCAACACCATGCTCACCGACGGCGTGAAGCATTTCAACAAGGAAGGGGAGGTGGTGGTGAAGGACGTGGCGGAGCTGATCGCGGAGGCTGGGGAGTTGTGA
- a CDS encoding MCE family protein: MKKEYSIAITVIVGVALLVFGYNYLKGRDLFQKENIYHGVFDNAGGVAAATPLMLNGYKVGQVLRSKLLYDGTNRVVMTFQINEDELKIPKDSRIQIVSDLLSTGTQLVLGTSAELAVRGDTLVGLTSPSLTASLGAQIDPIKQKAEAMLGSVDSVITAFQLILNPSTIANIDSSFISIRETLHNLSDASKRLDALIAAESATLDITLKNLASVTGNLEQNNDELSRIFSNLDSLSGALADGRVDTVLQGISEAASSLKGVMNGIEQGQGTLGQLAKNDSLYNNLNSSMAELDLLLEDLRVNPNRYVTIFGKKDRLPKLSEADIKRIQEAYEKQKK; this comes from the coding sequence ATGAAGAAGGAGTACAGCATCGCCATCACCGTCATCGTGGGAGTGGCGCTGCTGGTGTTCGGTTACAACTACCTGAAGGGGCGAGACCTTTTCCAGAAGGAGAACATCTACCACGGCGTGTTCGACAATGCCGGTGGGGTGGCAGCGGCCACACCGCTCATGCTCAATGGCTACAAGGTGGGGCAGGTACTACGGAGCAAGCTGCTCTACGACGGCACCAACCGCGTGGTGATGACCTTCCAGATCAACGAGGACGAACTGAAGATCCCGAAGGACAGCCGCATCCAGATCGTCAGTGACCTACTTAGCACGGGTACACAGCTTGTGCTCGGCACGAGTGCTGAATTGGCCGTACGCGGCGATACCCTTGTGGGCCTCACATCGCCCAGCCTTACGGCCTCGCTCGGGGCGCAGATCGATCCCATCAAGCAAAAGGCCGAAGCGATGCTCGGGAGCGTGGACAGCGTGATCACCGCGTTCCAGCTCATCCTCAACCCCAGCACCATCGCGAACATCGATTCGAGCTTCATCAGCATCCGCGAAACACTGCACAACCTGTCCGATGCGAGCAAGCGTTTGGACGCGCTGATCGCTGCTGAGAGCGCCACATTGGACATCACGTTGAAGAACTTGGCGTCGGTGACCGGCAACCTGGAACAGAACAACGACGAACTGAGCCGCATCTTCAGCAACCTCGATTCGTTGAGCGGCGCCCTTGCGGACGGCCGCGTGGATACCGTGCTGCAAGGCATCAGCGAAGCCGCCAGCAGCCTGAAGGGCGTGATGAACGGCATTGAGCAAGGCCAAGGAACGCTCGGTCAACTGGCCAAGAACGATAGTCTCTACAACAACCTCAACTCCTCCATGGCCGAGCTTGATCTGCTTTTGGAGGACCTCCGTGTGAACCCGAACCGTTATGTGACGATCTTCGGCAAGAAGGACCGCCTGCCCAAGCTGAGCGAGGCAGACATCAAGCGGATCCAGGAGGCGTACGAGAAACAGAAGAAGTGA